A portion of the Naumovozyma castellii chromosome 2, complete genome genome contains these proteins:
- the NUR1 gene encoding Nur1p (ancestral locus Anc_2.368) yields the protein MSFCLSKANTIPINRANSCFDPVDNQHSERDDDGEYTGRFSKIRWLYSLLTSSPSDLLLILHEKLELIDWDTKSETVARPLGNILTFSFFLIRFLQDTLIFPNYHKIFRNSDAFDLSKSGTIKKYEFLEQYALPTNRGKTELSSFWYLTVLKNLSYLFRIGLFLLAILNVYLAYIFFWGNYKVYSIFRNKSDLSLKSPHLTKHSLKVLTDDSYFIENAIQGSLWGLIKCYIFHHSSFENENRNENDQDVYLQLRRWVPSEFITTLFVSFSPLCLVFLYLSVVSFITIVPVIFHQVFLHYLILNCYKYALRDNAIISEVTMDEYVTNYVTPKNSVKYQDVLVDSTPDGAGYVQFSPALSSIRSPIFKTHSLKGEVINERFDYNKNEFEDFDNGINEKTHNIIRTPHLSRFSGK from the coding sequence ATGTCTTTCTGCCTCAGTAAAGCGAACACTATTCCTATTAATAGGGCCAATTCATGCTTTGACCCAGTAGATAACCAACATAGCGAAagagatgatgatggtgaatACACAGGACGGTTTAGTAAAATACGGTGGTTATACTCATTACTAACAAGTTCACCATCTGACTTATTACTGATACTCCATGAAAAACTAGAATTAATAGACTGGGATACTAAATCAGAGACAGTTGCCAGACCATTAGGAAATATACttacattttcttttttcctAATAAGGTTTCTGCAAGATACATTGATTTTCCCCAATTatcataaaatatttagGAATTCTGATGCCTTTGATTTGTCTAAGTCAGGTAcaattaagaaatatgaatttttaGAACAGTATGCTCTTCCAACGAATAGAGGAAAAACAGAACTGTCTTCGTTTTGGTATCTCACtgtattaaaaaatttaagtTATCTATTTAGAATTGGTTTGTTTCTGTTAGCAATTCTTAACGTATATTTGGCATATATCTTTTTCTGGGGGAATTATAAAGTATACTCAATCTTCAGGAATAAATCAGATCTATCTTTGAAGTCGCCACACCTGACTAAACATTCATTGAAAGTTTTGACAGATGATTCATATTTCATAGAGAACGCTATCCAGGGATCGTTATGGGGTCTCATAAAATGTTATATATTCCATCACtcttcatttgaaaatgaaaaccGGAATGAAAATGATCAAGATGTTTATCTCCAGTTGAGAAGATGGGTGCCTTCCGAATTCATTACGACTTTATTTGTATCATTTTCTCCACTCTGTTTGGTGTTTTTATATCTCTCCGttgtttcatttattaCAATTGTGCCTGTCATCTTTCATCAGGTATTCCTACATTATTTGATCTTAAACTGTTATAAATATGCCCTTCGAGATAATGCAATCATTTCAGAGGTAACCATGGACGAGTATGTTACCAATTATGTCACCCCTAAGAATTCTGTAAAATATCAGGACGTTCTAGTCGATTCTACACCAGATGGTGCTGGTTATGTTCAGTTTTCTCCGGCATTATCGTCAATAAGGTCTCCTATCTTTAAAACGCATTCGCTGAAGGGAGAGGTTATAAATGAGAGATTTGATTACaacaaaaatgaatttgagGACTTTGATAATGGAATCAATGAGAAAACTCACAATATAATTAGAACACCACATTTGTCCAGATTCTCTGGCAAATAA
- the RAM1 gene encoding protein farnesyltransferase (ancestral locus Anc_2.366) — translation MSNLGRNAKFISSNILGRKRAVVENIIDEREDDDYIEPIMKELETETTTDREQTLHDCMELFNSKDKKDATLNRDFLKMYLNLAFSSKLPPQLTPLDASQPWMLYWISNSLKALNPEWLTDDFKRSLAQKLFKLVESDNSCGGPFGGGVGQLPHMAGSFAAINSLVVCDNIDGCWDKVDRKAIYKWLMELKQPDGGFKTCLEVGETDTRGVYCALEVASLLNLMTVELTEGVVEYLVKCQTYEGGFGGCSHEDEAHGGYTFCAVASLAILDKLDEINMEKLMEWCSMRQYNEERGLCGRSNKLVDGCYSYWVGATAAILEAAGYGNCINKKYLREYILYCCQSEKEPGLRDKPGKHPDFYHTMYNLYGLAITESKFYTPSGNFAENVTSTPVDASLLPSAPSGICPMNPVYGLPTKDAKAFFNHFR, via the coding sequence ATGTCGAACTTGGGTAGAAATGCTAAGTTCATTAGCTCCAATATTCTTGGTCGTAAGAGAGCTGttgttgaaaatatcattgACGAAAGAGAAGACGACGATTACATCGAACCTATAATGAAAGAACTGGAAACTGAGACTACAACTGACCGTGAACAGACGTTGCACGATTGTATggaattattcaattctaaAGACAAGAAAGATGCTACTTTGAATAGAGATTTTCTTAAGATGTATCTTAATTTGGCATTTTCATCCAAGTTGCCTCCACAATTGACGCCATTGGATGCTTCCCAACCTTGGATGCTATACTGGATatccaattcattgaagGCGTTAAATCCAGAGTGGTTAACAGATGATTTTAAGAGATCTTTAGCGCAGAAACTGTTTAAATTGGTAGAATCAGATAATAGCTGTGGTGGTCCATTTGGTGGTGGTGTTGGCCAATTACCTCATATGGCTGGAAGTTTTGCAGCAATTAATTCCTTAGTTGTTTGTGATAACATTGATGGTTGTTGGGATAAGGTAGATAGAAAGGCCATCTATAAATGGTTGATGGAACTGAAGCAACCAGATGGTGGATTCAAAACGTGTCTAGAAGTCGGTGAAACAGATACTAGGGGTGTTTATTGTGCATTAGAAGTtgcttcattattaaatctaATGACTGTTGAATTGACAGAGGGGGTCGTTGAATATCTGGTTAAATGTCAGACCTATGAAGGTGGATTCGGTGGATGCTCTCATGAGGATGAAGCACACGGTGGTTATACTTTCTGTGCTGTCGCAAGTTTGGCAATCCTTGACAAGCtagatgaaattaatatgGAGAAATTGATGGAATGGTGTAGTATGCGCCAATATAACGAGGAAAGAGGGTTATGTGGTAGAAGTAACAAACTAGTTGATGGATGCTATAGTTATTGGGTTGGGGCAACAGCTGCTATCTTGGAAGCTGCTGGATATGGGAACTGTATTAATAAAAAGTACTTGAGAGAGTATATCCTATATTGTTGTCAGTCAGAGAAGGAACCAGGACTAAGAGATAAACCTGGAAAGCATCCTGATTTCTATCACACAATGTACAATCTATATGGCTTGGCTATCACAGAAAGTAAATTCTACACACCATCTGGAAACTTTGCGGAAAATGTAACGTCTACTCCCGTCGACGCATCCTTGTTGCCATCAGCACCCTCTGGAATCTGTCCTATGAACCCTGTATATGGGCTTCCGACAAAGGATGCCAAAGCCTTTTTCAATCATTTTAGGTAA
- the UBX3 gene encoding clathrin-mediated endocytosis regulator UBX3 (ancestral locus Anc_2.365), with protein MDFFRNIFALRDGERLGTTTPLPGSFPSSPTTSPHESSNTIAGDSNQSAENTAKYTLTNLVLFIFRLPLVLLYYFMRTCISGLSSLRFFNRLGSFYHSNNKFISDSEAELKSLLEALSSDYEAVTPNSYTFNSLYDKDNGTLAPTFLKTKYPDLLQGISEQGTFGIIYLHDALLDNPLEYVNEILCSESFVNLVQKFQTLLWFGSIQSSDALQVANSLNIRKFPFLGILWLKNSGTVELIYKQEGPLDAGSYNPQTIDNLLAKRYPTLINIRQQRQNQEMERLIRDQQDSRFEESLRRDQERDEQRNAEIEREHIQTENRRLEKEWLLWRKAQLKPKPVGDMTDKCNIAIRLNGDRLIRKFDSSLRIEEIYAYVELYRTDMLNSDETYQNGNEPPLGYEHNFNFKLMSLVPRKELDLNTIIRDESAIYPSGNVVVELL; from the coding sequence ATGGATTTCTTCAGAAACATATTTGCTCTTAGAGATGGAGAGAGATTAGGAACAACAACTCCACTTCCGGGGTCATTTCCTAGCTCGCCAACAACAAGCCCACATGAATCGAGCAATACTATAGCAGGGGATTCTAACCAATCTGCGGAGAATACAGCAAAATATACACTTACAAACCTAGTTCTTTTTATATTCAGACTTCCACTAGTACTTCTATACTACTTTATGAGAACTTGTATCAGTGGCTTATCAAGCTTACGATTTTTTAATAGGCTGGGAAGTTTctatcattcaaataataagtTTATCTCAGATAGTGAAGCAGAATTAAAGTCATTGTTAGAGGCACTCTCTAGCGATTATGAAGCCGTCACACCTAATTCGTATACGTTCAATTCCCTTTATGATAAGGATAATGGAACCCTGGCCCCTACTTTCCTGAAGACGAAATACCCAGATTTGCTGCAGGGTATCTCAGAACAAGGTACATTTGGTATAATCTATTTACATGATGCACTATTAGACAACCCTTTGGAGTATGTGAACGAGATACTTTGTTCAGAAAGTTTTGTAAATTTAGTGCAGAAGTTTCAAACATTGTTGTGGTTTGGTAGTATTCAAAGTTCAGACGCATTGCAAGTTgccaattcattaaatataCGAAAATTCCCCTTTCTGGGAATATTATGGTTGAAAAATAGTGGTACTGTTGAATTGATTTACAAACAAGAAGGACCCTTAGATGCGGGTAGTTATAATCCCCAGACAATCGATAATCTTCTGGCCAAGCGATATCCAACTTTAATCAATATACGCcaacaaagacaaaatcaagaaatggAAAGACTAATACGAGATCAACAGGAttcaagatttgaagaGTCTCTGAGAAGAGATCAAGAGAGAGACGAGCAAAGAAACGCAGAAATCGAGAGAGAACACATTCAAACTGAAAATAGGAGGCTTGAAAAGGAATGGTTGCTTTGGAGGAAAGCTCAATTGAAGCCAAAACCGGTGGGTGATATGACTGACAAATGTAATATCGCTATTAGACTTAATGGAGATAGACTGATAAGAAAAtttgattcttctttgaGAATTGAGGAAATTTATGCATACGTCGAATTGTATAGGACAGATATGTTGAATAGCGATGAGACTTATCAAAATGGTAATGAACCACCACTAGGATATGAGCacaattttaatttcaaattaatgAGTCTTGTTCCAAGGAAAGAGTTAGATTTAAATACAATCATCAGAGATGAAAGTGCAATTTACCCATCGGGAAATGTAGTCGTTGAACTTTTGTAA
- the SRP14 gene encoding RNA-binding signal recognition particle subunit SRP14 (ancestral locus Anc_2.364), which yields MKNAGCLTSDEFLVKVAEYFKLANEKKIAVRLTMKRLVEHDPVQGNLELDATSKPNFDISKKSQDLKIEDQVSQKEYPLLIRISYGSHANKNKCSTIVKAENLDKFWQDYTSEVKGGMYGLLKKKKKKTKNVALKNKKKGKK from the coding sequence ATGAAGAATGCAGGTTGTTTGACATCAGATGAATTTTTGGTAAAAGTAGcagaatatttcaaattagcAAACGAGAAGAAAATTGCTGTACGTCTAACGATGAAAAGACTAGTAGAACATGATCCAGTTCAAGGTAATCTAGAATTAGATGCTACCTCGAAGCcaaattttgatatttctaAAAAATCCCAAGATTTAAAGATTGAAGATCAAGTTTCTCAAAAGGAATACCCTCTTTTAATAAGAATATCGTATGGGTCACATGcaaacaagaacaaatgTTCAACAATAGTTAAGGCTGAAAACCTCGATAAGTTCTGGCAGGATTATACCTCTGAAGTAAAAGGCGGTATGTATGGTTTGcttaaaaagaaaaagaagaaaaccAAGAATGTGGctttaaagaataagaaaaaaggTAAGAAATAA
- the NCAS0B05850 gene encoding uncharacterized protein (ancestral locus Anc_2.362): MLDNKEKKDVSELEKDTIQAIEIKKGRVIPFIDTEPSQDLVQLRTISTTHEIILVLSLLAFTALIRLHDLGWPNGVVFDEAVYGNIVSKYLKNILFVDVHPPLIKLLYAGIAHFLGFEGQFEFNDIGVPFPTTTPYYAMRLFSATLGSLTVLLMYLTLRASGVRIWVALAGSICLVIENSFVTVSRHIMLEGPLMFFIAAAVYFTKKSDLFKADSCNSYINIGIAAVALGLAISSKWVGVATLIWAGLICVWRLWFMVGNLSMPVCGSFKVALIKAFTLIFLPIILYILTFYFHFQYTGINSDVSQLFTPEFRTTLANNSVVNNVVAEIAVGSMITLRHPGTHGGYLHSHDAFYEKGSNQQQITCYPYVDKNDNWTVELYDVPLENITSFQNLTDGTKIRLLHNTGCRLHSHDHKPPVSENSDWQKEVSCYGYPGFEGDANDDWIIEIDKDASIPGESQEHVRAIETKFRLKHAIMGCYLFSHNTMLPKLGFEQQEVTCAYSGIDSLTLWSVENNENPFVSDDAERVSYEPLSFWKKFVETHKRMLEIASGMDNTHMYESKPATWPFMLRGIDFWSEQHQDIYLLGNAVLWWSVTAFIVGFAGIVVWELVSLQLGYEFSKDPHVINFHIQVIQYLLGFLLNFIPSLLLENQIFLYHYLPAYYFGILALTHGLDILVSYIFRRRRSIGYTIVFLFATLCVYFFRDRSALVYGTSWTKDLCEQSKWLSGWDYDCDSFLATYEAYAHQPSGIYTVNTLVAPSKTMEALLPPTVYTEKVHEDIPKEVYQDVQEDSYEDAQHEVYENAQEEIQGNDQQEMYETPQQEVNEDTQGNANEVPQEVNEENQGNANEVQQKAPQGAQSEGNEETHEYKKKQIDSPSDFDKLMNNPIPKKFVDENGNEIDPEVARKLIEEEGGILEKLH, translated from the coding sequence ATGCTGGATAATAAGGAGAAAAAGGACGTCTCCGAATTGGAAAAGGATACTATCCAAgccattgaaattaaaaaggGTAGGGTTATACCATTCATTGATACTGAGCCATCTCAAGATTTGGTGCAACTACGTACTATCAGCACCACTCATGAAATAATCTTAGTTTTATCTCTATTGGCATTTACAGCTTTAATTCGTCTTCATGATTTAGGCTGGCCAAATGGTGTGGTTTTTGACGAAGCTGTTTATGGTAATATAGTTTCCAAATACCttaagaatattttatttgttgaTGTTCACCCACCATTAATCAAACTACTTTATGCGGGGATTGCTCATTTTCTTGGTTTCGAAGGTCAATTCGAATTCAATGATATTGGTGTACCATTCCCTACCACTACTCCATATTATGCAATGAGACTATTCTCAGCAACTTTAGGATCCCTTACTGTTTTGTTAATGTATTTGACGTTGCGTGCATCAGGGGTAAGAATTTGGGTTGCTTTAGCTGGATCAATTTGTCTAGtcattgaaaattcatTCGTAACTGTGTCTCGTCATATCATGTTGGAGGGTCCATTGATGTTTTTCATTGCTGCTGCAGTCTACTTCACGAAGAAGTCTGATCTATTTAAAGCAGATTCCTGTAATtcatatattaatattggTATTGCAGCTGTTGCTCTAGGTTTAGCTATATCTTCTAAATGGGTTGGTGTAGCAACATTGATTTGGGCAGGTCTGATTTGTGTTTGGAGACTTTGGTTTATGGTTGGGAACTTATCCATGCCTGTATGCGGTTCCTTCAAAGTGGCACTAATTAAAGCATTCACTTTGATCTTTTTACCAATTATTTTGTACATATTAACATTTTACTTCCATTTCCAGTACACTGGTATTAACTCAGATGTTAGCCAATTGTTCACTCCTGAATTTAGAACGACTTTGGCTAATAATTCTGTTGTGAACAATGTTGTTGCAGAAATTGCAGTGGGATCTATGATAACTTTGCGCCATCCAGGTACACATGGTGGTTACCTTCACTCTCACGATGCTTTTTACGAAAAAGGATCTAATCAACAGCAAATTACGTGTTATCCTTACGTAGATAAGAACGACAATTGGACTGTTGAGTTATATGACGTTCCTTTGGAAAACATTACatctttccaaaatttaacTGACGGTACCAAAATTAGACTATTGCATAATACAGGTTGTAGATTGCATTCACATGATCATAAACCTCCTGTCTCTGAAAACAGTGATTGGCAAAAGGAAGTGTCTTGCTACGGATATCCTGGCTTCGAAGGTGATGCAAACGACGACTggattattgaaattgacaAGGACGCTTCTATTCCTGGTGAGTCTCAAGAACATGTCAGAGCTATCGAAACCAAATTTAGATTAAAGCATGCAATCATGGGATGTTATTTGTTTTCACATAATACCATGCTTCCAAAGCTTGGTTTCGAACAACAAGAAGTTACATGTGCCTATTCCGGTATAGATTCTTTAACACTTTGGTCCGTCGAGAATAACGAAAATCCATTTGTTTCTGACGATGCTGAACGTGTCTCTTATGAGCCTTTATCtttttggaagaaattcGTTGAAACCCATAAGAGAATGTTAGAAATTGCTTCAGGGATGGATAATACGCATATGTACGAATCTAAACCAGCAACCTGGCCATTTATGTTACGTGGTATTGATTTCTGGAGTGAACAACATCAAGACATTTATTTGTTAGGTAACGCTGTTTTATGGTGGTCCGTTACTGCTTTTATTGTTGGATTTGCCGGTATTGTTGTCTGGGAATTAGTAAGCTTACAATTAGGTTACGAATTTAGTAAGGATCCTCACGTTATTAATTTCCACATCCAGGTGATTCAATATCTATTGGGTTTCTTACTGAATTTCATTCCATCTCTACTTCTCGAAAATCAAATCTTCCtatatcattatttacCCGCATATTATTTTGGTATCCTAGCGTTAACTCATGGATTGGATATTTTGGTAAGTTACATATTCAGAAGACGAAGATCTATCGGTTATACAATTGTCTTTCTCTTTGCTACTCTATGTGTTTATTTCTTTAGAGATCGTTCCGCCCTCGTTTACGGTACCAGCTGGACTAAGGATCTATGTGAGCAGTCCAAATGGCTATCCGGATGGGACTACGACTGTGATTCGTTCTTGGCAACCTATGAAGCATACGCCCATCAGCCAAGTGGTATATACACTGTGAATACATTGGTTGCACCTTCCAAGACAATGGAGGCTCTATTACCCCCAACCGTCTATACAGAGAAGGTTCATGAAGATATTCCAAAAGAAGTATATCAAGATGTTCAAGAAGATTCTTATGAAGACGCTCAACATGAGGTCTATGAAAATGcccaagaagaaattcagGGCAATGATCAACAAGAGATGTATGAAACTCCTCAACAAGAAGTTAATGAAGACACTCAAGGCAATGCTAATGAAGTCCCTCAAGAGGTTAATGAAGAGAATCAAGGAAATGCTAACGAAGTTCAACAAAAAGCTCCTCAAGGGGCTCAAAGTGAAGGGAATGAGGAAACTCACGAATACAAAAAGAAACAGATAGATTCTCCATCAGACTTTGACAAATTGATGAACAATCCAATCCCAAAAAAGtttgttgatgaaaatggtaATGAAATAGATCCTGAAGTAGCCAGAAAGCTGATTGAGGAAGAAGGTGGTATCTTAGAAAAACTGCATTAA
- the PMT1 gene encoding dolichyl-phosphate-mannose-protein mannosyltransferase PMT1, which yields MAHKKKEGSHPNDNGTTVSLDPVPEFTIEKGPIRPYLVTEPPAELAKARTVFPLKEKLAIAILALFTASIRLPNLQKPDSVVFDEVHFGKFASYYIKGEFFMDVHPPLAKMLYAGVAALAGFRGNFMFENIGDVFPADVPYVLMRFFSAMLGALTVMLLYLTLRSSGVRPWVAFVSGACFAIENSYVTISRYILLDAPLIFFIAAAVYSFKKYENYKSFSIGSIKSLFVAGVALGMAASAKWVGLFTIAWVGLLCIWRLWFMIGDLSKSTKSIFIIAVSKLVCLLGLPFLLYLLFFYVHFQTLTNDGDGSSFMSSAFRSTLEGNKIPTDVIPTVGLGSLITLRHTGTIGGYLHSHSHNYETGSKQQQITLYPHLDFNNQWIIESNTQAGITFPNFQNITNGMKVKLLHSTTQCRLHSHDYPAPVSESTDWQKEVSCYGYPGFPGDGNDDWIVEIDQKQTEPGIAREQIIALKTKFRLKHAATHCLLFSHDTKLPDWGFEQQEVSCATQAQDYLTLWYVEGDENPILPEDTERVSYERPTFWQKFVESHIKMWNINQGLVSHHVFESLPASWPLLKRGISYWGEHDQHLGIYLLGNAVVWWSVTAFIGIFVVLCLSELIAWQVGKPVLQDKDVINFHIQVIHYLLGFAVHIGPSFLMGRQMFLHHYLPAYYFGILAFGHALDITATYVLRRKKNFAYTLLAVFFALSYYFFKDHSPIIYGTEWTKDLCNKSKWVSSWDYNCGIYLDNYEDYKNLTITKPSAQPSVTSVVPEVEDVQPERPKHQVTGVAPEHDANIDAIFKYPGPKVFKDQFGNIMDPERARKLLEEDAGKVLRVEQNTVKKNKGTAY from the coding sequence ATGGCACACAAAAAGAAAGAGGGTTCTCACCCTAATGATAATGGTACCACTGTCTCATTAGATCCTGTTCCAGAGTTTACCATCGAGAAGGGTCCCATTAGACCTTATCTAGTCACTGAACCCCCTGCTGAATTGGCTAAGGCACGTACCGTATTTCcattgaaggaaaaattaGCAATTGCCATCTTGGCGCTCTTTACCGCCTCTATAAGACTGCCAAATCTACAAAAACCTGATAGTGTTGTCTTTGATGAGGTTCATTTTGGTAAATTCGCATCATATTACATCAAGGGAGAATTTTTTATGGATGTCCATCCACCATTGGCCAAAATGTTGTATGCCGGTGTGGCTGCATTAGCTGGATTTAGAGGTAATTTTatgtttgaaaatattggtgACGTATTCCCAGCTGATGTCCCATACGTCCTGATGAGATTCTTCTCAGCTATGCTGGGTGCATTGACCGTAATGCTACTATATTTAACTTTGAGGTCTTCCGGTGTAAGGCCCTGGGTTGCCTTTGTTAGTGGTGCATGCTTCGCCATTGAAAATTCCTATGTCACCATTTCTCGTTATATTCTTTTGGATGCTCCgttgatattttttattgCAGCTGCCGTatattctttcaagaaatatgaaaattATAAGAGTTTCTCCATTGGTTCCATTAAGTCCTTATTTGTGGCAGGTGTAGCCCTTGGTATGGCTGCATCTGCTAAATGGGTTGGTCTATTCACTATTGCCTGGGTCGGATTACTGTGTATTTGGAGACTATGGTTCATGATCGGTgatttatccaaatctaCAAAGTCAATCTTCATTATTGCAGTATCTAAATTGGTTTGTCTCTTAGGATTACCATTCTTATTGTATCTGTTATTTTTCTATGTCCATTTCCAAACTTTGACCAACGATGGTGATGGTAGTAGTTTCATGTCTTCTGCATTTAGAAGTACTTTGGAAGGAAATAAGATTCCAACAGATGTGATTCCAACAGTTGGTTTGGGTTCATTGATCACGTTGCGTCATACTGGTACCATTGGTGGTTACTTGCATTCGCATTCTCATAATTATGAAACTGGGTCTaagcaacaacaaattaCTTTATACCCACATCTAGATTTTAACAATCAATGGATTATTGAATCAAACACTCAAGCAGGTATTACTTTCCCTAACTTCCAAAATATTACCAATGGGATGAAAGTTAAATTACTACATTCTACCACTCAATGTAGATTACATTCTCATGATTATCCTGCTCCAGTCTCCGAAAGCACTGACTGGCAAAAGGAAGTTTCCTGTTACGGGTACCCTGGTTTCCCAGGTGATGGTAATGATGATTGGATCGTGGAGATTGATCAAAAGCAAACAGAACCCGGTATCGCACGTGAGCAAATCATTGCATTGAAGACTAAATTCAGATTAAAGCATGCCGCTACACATTGTCTATTATTCTCACATGACACCAAATTACCTGATTGGGGGTTCGAACAACAGGAGGTTTCATGTGCAACTCAAGCTCAAGATTATCTAACTCTTTGGTATGTTGAAGGTGATGAAAACCCAATCTTACCAGAAGATACCGAACGTGTTTCCTATGAAAGACCAACTTTCTGGCaaaaatttgttgaatCCCATATTAAAATGTGGAATATTAATCAAGGTCTAGTGTCACATCATGTGTTTGAATCTTTACCTGCTTCATGGCCGCTATTAAAGCGTGGTATCAGTTACTGGGGTGAACATGACCAACATTTAGGTATCTACTTATTAGGTAACGCTGTTGTCTGGTGGTCTGTCACAGCATTTATTGGTATCTTTGTCGTGCTCTGTTTGAGTGAATTGATTGCTTGGCAAGTGGGCAAACCAGTCTTACAAGATAAGGATGTTATAAATTTCCATATTCAAGTAATTCACTATTTGTTAGGTTTTGCAGTGCATATTGGCCCATCGTTCTTAATGGGACGTCAAATGTTCTTACATCATTATTTGCCAGCTTATTACTTTGGTATCCTTGCATTTGGTCATGCACTAGATATTACCGCCACATACGTATtgagaagaaagaagaattttgCTTACACTTTGTTGGCAGTATTCTTTGCACTCTCCtattatttcttcaaagatcaTTCTCCTATCATTTATGGTACGGAATGGACTAAGGACCTTTGTAACAAATCTAAGTGGGTAAGTTCATGGGATTATAATTGTGGTATCTACTTAGATAACTACGAGGATTACAAGAATTTGACTATAACAAAACCATCAGCTCAACCATCTGTTACATCAGTAGTACCAGAAGTTGAAGATGTTCAACCAGAACGCCCTAAACACCAAGTAACTGGAGTAGCTCCAGAGCATGATGCAAATATAGACGCCATCTTTAAATATCCTGGTCCAAAGGTCTTCAAAGATCAATTTGGTAATATAATGGATCCAGAAAGAGCTAGAAAGTTACTTGAAGAGGATGCAGGCAAAGTCTTAAGAGTGGAACAGAACACTGTCAAGAAAAATAAGGGGACAGCATATTAG